The DNA sequence TGCTGCTCCGCCCCCGCGGCCTCTTCGGAGGCGCCGCCGCATGAGGGGCCGGCTGGTCCTCGCCGCGGTGCTCGCCGTGCTGATCGCGCTGCCGCTGGCCCTGAGCCCGTACCGCGTGCTGCTGATGCTGCCGTTCATGGCCTACGGGGTGATTCTTCTCGGCCTGAACCTGCTCTTCGGCTACACCGGGCTGGTGTCGTTCGGCCACGCCCTCTTCGTCGGCATCGGGGCCTACACCGCCGCGGCCCTCACCGCGCAGGGGGTGCGGTCGCTCGAGGTCATCGTGCTGCTCGCGGCCGCGCTGGGCGCGCTGGCCGCCGCGCTGGTCGGCGCCCTCTGCGTGCGCTACGTGAAGATCTACTTCGGCATGCTGACGCTCGCCTTCGGCATGGTCTTCTACACCTTCCTGCTGAAGTTCTATCGCATCACCGGCGGCGACGAGGGCATGCCGGTGCTCCGGCCCCTGCTGCTGGGCCTGAATCTCGACGGCATGTCGAAGACCGCCTTCCTGGTGGGCCCGTACTACTACTACTGCCTCGGCGTGCTGGTGCTGGCCGCCGCGGTCATGTGGCGCATCGTGCACTCGCCGTTCGGCCTCTGTCTGCGCACGATCCGCGACAACCCGACCAAGGCGGAGGCGCTCGGGGTCAGCGTGACCCGCTATCGCTGGTACGCCTTCGTCATCTCGGCGGTGTTCGCGGCGGTAGGGGGCGCGCTGCTCGCCCCGCCCACCGGCAACGTCGACCCCACGCTGGCCTACTGGACGCACTCCGGCAACCTGGTGTTCATGGTGCTGCTCGGCGGCTTCGCGAGCTTCTTCGGCCCGGTGCTGGGCGCGTTCGTGTTCATCTTCCTGCAGGACACGGTGATGTCGGTGGTGCCCTACTGGCGCCTGGTGTTCGGCGCCATCCTGGCCGCCCTCGTGATCTTCGCCCCCGGCGGTCTGATGGGCTTTCTCGTCAGGCCACGCCCGTCGTGACCGCGCCCGCGCTCCTGGACGCCCGCGACGTGCGGAAGCTCTACGGTGACTTCTGCGCGCTCGACGGGGTGAGCCTGTCGGTCGGCGCCGGGGAATTCGTCTCGATCATCGGGCCCAACGGCGCCGGCAAGTCCACCCTGATCAACGTGCTCACCGGCCTCCTCGCCCCCAGCGGCGGACACGTGCGCTTCAAGGGGCAGGACATCGGCGGCATCGGCCCGGTCGCCCTCACCCGGCTCGGCATGGCGCGCAGCTTTCAGCTGGTGCAGATCTTCCCCGACCTGACCGTGCTGGAGACCCTGCAAGCCGCGGTGGTGTCCCGCCGTGGCCACGGGCTGCGGCTCTTCACCTCGCTCCGGCACGACCGGCAGACCGAGGCGGAGGCCCTCGAGGTCGCCGACCTCTTCGGCCTCGCCGACCGGGCGGGCCGGCGGGCTCGCGAGCTGCCGCAGGGGGACAAGAAGCTCCTCGACGTCGCGTCGGCCTTTGCGCTGCGGCCCGAGATCATCCTGCTCGACGAGCCGACCAGCGGCGTGAGCACCGCGGACAAGCACGCGGTCATGGAGATCCTGGTCGGGGCCGCGAAGCGGATCGGGTTGCGCGCGATCATCCAGGTCGAGCACGACATGGACATCGTCTTCGGCTACTCGGACCGCATCGTCGCGCTCCACCAGGGTCGAGTCCTGGCCGACACCACCCCGGCCGGGATCCGCGCCGATGCCCACGTGGTGGACACCGTCATCGGACGGAAGCGCTAGCGCCGTGCTCTCGGTGTCGTCCGTCGACGTCTTCATCCAGCACAGCCACATCCTGCGCCAGGTCTCGCTGGCGGTCGGCGAGCGGGAGGTGGTCTGCCTGGTGGGCCGCAACGGCGCCGGCAAGACCACCACCTTGCGAACGATCATGGGCTACGTGCGCCCGCGCGCCGGACGGGTGGTGTTCGGCGACGAGGAGATCCACGGCCGCCCGACCCACGAGATCGCCCGCCGCGGGATCGGATTCGCCCCGGAGGACAGCGGGATCTTCGCGGATCTCACGGTGGCCGAGAACATCGAGATCGCCACGTGGACGAGGCCCGGCGGTCGCCCGACCGCCGAGCGCCTCGAGCGCGCGTACGAGGTCTTCCCCGTCCTTCGCAAGTACCGCCACCGCAAGGGTCCCGAGATGAGCGGCGGCGAGCGCAAGATGCTGTCGGTCGCGCGGGCGCTCGCCCTCGACCCGCGCTTGCTCCTCCTCGACGAGCCGTTCGAGGGGCTCTCGCCCGCCATCATCCCCACGGTCAGCGACGGTCTCGCCGAGATCACCCGCCGCGGTCATTCGATCCTCCTCGCCGAGTCCAACATCCACCACGTTCCCGAGTTCGCCACGCGACTCTACGTCATCGAGCGCGGCGAGATCATCTTCGCGGGCCCCCCGGGCGCGGTGCGGGCCGATACAGCGACCATGCGGATCATCGGGGGGGCGGCCTGAGCCGGTGTATCCCCGCGAAATATCGTGACGGCGGTGAGCTGACCTGCGCTGGCCGGTAATTTCTTCACAGCCTCCGGTGGCCGACGCGCCGCTCGGCAAAACGAACTTGTCCCGTTGAACGGGCGAGGACTATTCTCGGCAGTCGAGCCGAGCTCTGGTCCCGGAGGAGTCAATGAAGAGGCGAGCCACGCACGTCATCGCTCTCGCGGCGCTCATCTCGTGCCCGATTCTCGCCGCGGGCCGTCCGGCCCCCGCCCAGGCGCCCACCGCCGACCAGCCCATCGGCTTGCCGCGGGTCAGCGACTACGAGCCGATCCGGGAGCTGCGGGACATCCACTTCGACTTCGGCGAGGCGACGATCAGACCGGGCGACGTCAAGATCCTCGACGCGAACGCGGCCTGGCTGCGCGCCCATCCGCAGCAGCTGCTCCTCATCGAGGGGCACTGCGACAATCGGGGGACTACGAGCCGGAAGAATGACTTCAACGTCGATCTGGGGGAGCAGCGGGCGCAGGCCGCGATGAATCATCTGGTGGCCCAGGGGGTCGAGCCGAGCCGCATCACCATCTTGAGCTATGGAGAAGAGCGGCCGCAGTGCACCGAGGCGAGCGAACGGTGCTGGAGCCAGAACCGGCGGTCGCGCTTCCTCGTGAAGCCGCGCTAGAGCCGAGGGTCACGGCCATGCACGAAGAAGACAGCGGCGTTTCGAACGGCAGCGTGGCGCCGTGCGGGCACCGTAACCCGCCCCGCGCGCATTTCTGCGATGTGTGCGGCGCCACGCTGCCGATGCCATGCCCCCGTTGCCATGCGATCAACCGCCGACAGGCACACTTCTGCAACATGTGCGGCAGCAGCCTGCGCGACGCGCGACGAACGCCCGCCGCCTCGCCGGCTCCATTCGAGCCATCGGCCGCCGGGCCGCCTGAGACCGAGCCGGATGCGGCCCCATCCCCGGGCGGGTCCCTGGTCCGGTCGACGATGGGGAGCGGCCGGAAGCCGGTCGCGCCCGGCCTCGGCGACGTCAAGCGGCTCGAGGAGATGCAGCGATACTTGCGGCAACGGCGACGCTCGCGACACGCGCGGGCGTGGGTGGGGATCGCGTGCGCGACGTTCTTGGTCGCTCTCTTCGCCACCGGCCTGGTCCGTGCCTACATCGCGACGCGGAGCGCCGCGCGGCCGTTCATCGACACCGAGACGAAGGCGCCCATCCCCGTCCGGGCCGGAGGGACTGGCCCGGTGCACACGGAACCCGCCGAGACGACGGTCGCCCCGGATCGCCGCGCGGGCTCACCGTCTCCCGGCGCGCCCGCGGGGTCCCCGGCTGGCGCGGCGGCCGAGCCCCGGTCCGGCGGCACGTTGACCTTCCTGGTGCCGGGCGAGCCCCCTTCCTACGACGCGCACCGGGAGGAGACGTTCGCGCTGATGCACCCGGCAGCGCCGCACTACAACACGCTGCTGCGCATCGACCCGCTCGATCCGACGGGCACCCGGGTCGTCGGGGATCTGGCCACGTCGTGGGCCGTCTCGGCGGACAAGCGCACCTACATTCTCACGCTGCGTCGTGGGGTGAAGTTCCACGATGGCAGCGAGATGACCTCGCGAGACGTGCGCGCCACCTACGAGAAGATCATCAATCCCCCTCCCGGGATCACGTCGGCCCGCAAGGGTGAGTACCTGCAGATCGAGACGGTGCAGGCGCCGGAGCCGTACATCGTCGCGTTCAAGCTCAAGTGGCCGTCGCCCTCGTTCATTCACTCGCTGGCGTCGCCGTGGAACTGGATCTACAAGGCGGACATCCTCGAGCGCGACGTCCGCTGGTACGAGAAGCACATCATGGGGACGGGCCCGTTCGTCTTCGTCGAGCACGTCAAGGGCACGCGCTGGGTCGGCCGCCGGAACCCCGAGTACTGGGACCGTGGCAAGCCATATCTCGACGGCTACCAGGCGCTCTTCATCCGCGACGACGCCGCGCAGGCGGCGGCCATCCGCTCCGGGCGCGCCGACATACAGTTTCGCGGCTTCTCCCCGGCGCAGCGCGACGACATCGTCCGCGCGCTCGGCGAGAAGGTCACCGTGCAGGAGAGCCCGTGGAACTGCGGCCTCCTGGTCGCCATCAACCACGAGAAGGAGCCGTTCGGCGATCGCCGCGTCCGCCGCGCCCTCTCGCTCGCCCTCGATCGCCACGCGGCCGCCGGCGCGCTGTCGAGGACCGCCATCGTCCGGGAAGTCGCGGGGGTGCAGGTGCCCGGCTCGCCGCTCGCCACCCCGCCGGCGGAGCTCGTGAAGCTCGCCGGGTACTGGCGGGACATTCGGGAGTCACGGTCCGACGCGCGCCGCCTGCTGGCCGAGGCCGGAGTTCCCGAGGGGTTGTCCGTCGCGCTCAAGAACCGCGATATCCCGATGCCGTACCAGCACGTCGGCGCATGGCTCGTGGACCAGTGGAGCCAGATCGGGCTGAAAGTGCGCCACGAGATCGAGGACTCGGCCCAGTACTTCAAGGACCTCCGGACCGGGAACTTCGAGCTCAGCACCGACTTCCAGTGCGGGTACGTGGTCGATCCCGACCTGGACCTCTACAAGTTCCAGTCCTCGGGCCGGAGTGACGCCAACTACGGCCGGTACACCGATCCGGTACTGGACGACCTCTACGTCCGGCAGAGCCGTACCGTGGATCCCGAGCACCGCCGGCGATACATCCAGGCCTTCGAAAAGCGTCTCCTCGACGAGGAAGCCCACTACATCTACACGCTCCAGTGGCACCGTATCGTGCCGCACAGCTCCCGCGTCCGCGGCTGGACGATCACCCCCAGCCACTACCTCAACAATCAGCTCGACACGGTGTGGCTGGCCGAATAGCCCGGGCTCCTCTCTCGCTCTCCGCGACGCACCGCCGCCGCATCGCCATTGACCGGGTCCGCGAGAGATAGCATGCTCGCATGGGCCAACCCCATGCTCGCACTCGACAGGAGGAACCGCAGATGGCCGCTCTCCCGCTGATCCCGTCCACCGTCGTCGGCTCCCACGGCAAGGCCGGCTGGTGGTACACCGCCGTGAAGGCCCACGAGGTGGGCGACATGGGCCCGGCCGATCTCGAGGAGATGTTCGACGACGCGGCCGACACCGCGATCCGCGACATGGAGCGCGCCGGCCTCGACGTCATCACCGACGGGGAGGTGCGGCGGCTGGACGGCTACGTGGACTCCTACTACGCGATCATCAAGGGCATCGAGCCGTTGCCGGTGCGACGCCGTGCCGGCCCGTGGGGCTACGATCAGCAGACGCGCTACGAGGCCACCGGCCGGATCGAGACGCCGCCGGGCGGCCTGGGCATCGTGAAGGAGTTCGAGTACCTCAAGGCCCACACCGGCCGCGCGACCAAGGCGACCTGCGCGGGCCCGCTCACCTTCGGCTCCCGCATCCATCCCGGCAAGATGTACAAGGGCGTGGTCGACGTGGCCGAGCGCTTCGCGGAGGTCATCAACGCGGAGCTGCGCGCTCTGGTGGCGGCGGGCGCGGATTTCATTCAGCTGGACGAGCCCGCGCGCGGGAACGTGAGCGGCGAGGAGATGGCGCGCCTCTACAATCTGGCCACCGAGGGCGTGAAGGCCAAGCTGGCCTTCCACATCTGCTTCGGCAACCGCTTCGGCCGCTCGCGCTTCGACCGCTCCTATCGGCCCTACTTCCCGGGCGTGCTCAAGGCCCGCGCCGATCAGCTCGTGCTCGAGTTCGCGGGCCGCGAGTTCTCGGAGCTCGACGTCTGGAAGGAGTACGGTCAGGACCGGGAGCTGGGCGCGGGCGTCATCGACGTCAAGGGCTTCTACCCCGAGAGCCCG is a window from the Candidatus Methylomirabilota bacterium genome containing:
- a CDS encoding branched-chain amino acid ABC transporter permease, whose amino-acid sequence is MRGRLVLAAVLAVLIALPLALSPYRVLLMLPFMAYGVILLGLNLLFGYTGLVSFGHALFVGIGAYTAAALTAQGVRSLEVIVLLAAALGALAAALVGALCVRYVKIYFGMLTLAFGMVFYTFLLKFYRITGGDEGMPVLRPLLLGLNLDGMSKTAFLVGPYYYYCLGVLVLAAAVMWRIVHSPFGLCLRTIRDNPTKAEALGVSVTRYRWYAFVISAVFAAVGGALLAPPTGNVDPTLAYWTHSGNLVFMVLLGGFASFFGPVLGAFVFIFLQDTVMSVVPYWRLVFGAILAALVIFAPGGLMGFLVRPRPS
- a CDS encoding ABC transporter ATP-binding protein produces the protein MTAPALLDARDVRKLYGDFCALDGVSLSVGAGEFVSIIGPNGAGKSTLINVLTGLLAPSGGHVRFKGQDIGGIGPVALTRLGMARSFQLVQIFPDLTVLETLQAAVVSRRGHGLRLFTSLRHDRQTEAEALEVADLFGLADRAGRRARELPQGDKKLLDVASAFALRPEIILLDEPTSGVSTADKHAVMEILVGAAKRIGLRAIIQVEHDMDIVFGYSDRIVALHQGRVLADTTPAGIRADAHVVDTVIGRKR
- a CDS encoding ABC transporter ATP-binding protein, translated to MLSVSSVDVFIQHSHILRQVSLAVGEREVVCLVGRNGAGKTTTLRTIMGYVRPRAGRVVFGDEEIHGRPTHEIARRGIGFAPEDSGIFADLTVAENIEIATWTRPGGRPTAERLERAYEVFPVLRKYRHRKGPEMSGGERKMLSVARALALDPRLLLLDEPFEGLSPAIIPTVSDGLAEITRRGHSILLAESNIHHVPEFATRLYVIERGEIIFAGPPGAVRADTATMRIIGGAA
- a CDS encoding OmpA family protein; amino-acid sequence: MKRRATHVIALAALISCPILAAGRPAPAQAPTADQPIGLPRVSDYEPIRELRDIHFDFGEATIRPGDVKILDANAAWLRAHPQQLLLIEGHCDNRGTTSRKNDFNVDLGEQRAQAAMNHLVAQGVEPSRITILSYGEERPQCTEASERCWSQNRRSRFLVKPR
- a CDS encoding ABC transporter substrate-binding protein, with amino-acid sequence MGSGRKPVAPGLGDVKRLEEMQRYLRQRRRSRHARAWVGIACATFLVALFATGLVRAYIATRSAARPFIDTETKAPIPVRAGGTGPVHTEPAETTVAPDRRAGSPSPGAPAGSPAGAAAEPRSGGTLTFLVPGEPPSYDAHREETFALMHPAAPHYNTLLRIDPLDPTGTRVVGDLATSWAVSADKRTYILTLRRGVKFHDGSEMTSRDVRATYEKIINPPPGITSARKGEYLQIETVQAPEPYIVAFKLKWPSPSFIHSLASPWNWIYKADILERDVRWYEKHIMGTGPFVFVEHVKGTRWVGRRNPEYWDRGKPYLDGYQALFIRDDAAQAAAIRSGRADIQFRGFSPAQRDDIVRALGEKVTVQESPWNCGLLVAINHEKEPFGDRRVRRALSLALDRHAAAGALSRTAIVREVAGVQVPGSPLATPPAELVKLAGYWRDIRESRSDARRLLAEAGVPEGLSVALKNRDIPMPYQHVGAWLVDQWSQIGLKVRHEIEDSAQYFKDLRTGNFELSTDFQCGYVVDPDLDLYKFQSSGRSDANYGRYTDPVLDDLYVRQSRTVDPEHRRRYIQAFEKRLLDEEAHYIYTLQWHRIVPHSSRVRGWTITPSHYLNNQLDTVWLAE
- a CDS encoding methionine synthase; translation: MAALPLIPSTVVGSHGKAGWWYTAVKAHEVGDMGPADLEEMFDDAADTAIRDMERAGLDVITDGEVRRLDGYVDSYYAIIKGIEPLPVRRRAGPWGYDQQTRYEATGRIETPPGGLGIVKEFEYLKAHTGRATKATCAGPLTFGSRIHPGKMYKGVVDVAERFAEVINAELRALVAAGADFIQLDEPARGNVSGEEMARLYNLATEGVKAKLAFHICFGNRFGRSRFDRSYRPYFPGVLKARADQLVLEFAGREFSELDVWKEYGQDRELGAGVIDVKGFYPESPEDVAGRIRRVLTVCRPEKLYVNPDCGFGWSPRYMCNQKVGALAAGAALARKELGGSR